CCCAATCCTTTGTGGGACAATGGTTCGCGGGAATTCATTCCCAAAGATTTGCCCGGAAAGTAGCCCCTTGGGGGCTAGATTTCGCTGCTGTTGAGTTGGGTGGGGATTGTGGCTGTGGATGGGGAAATTTCGGCAAAGTCGTTGACCTTGGAAGAGGCGATCGCCAATTTGCGTAGTGAAGATGCCAGCTTGCGCTACTACGCGGCTTGGTGGGTGGGGCGGTTTCGGGTTTCGCAGCCGGATGTGATTGAGGCGCTGATTGAAGCCTTGGATTACGAGGGCGATCGCACCGAGGCGGGAGGCTTGCCGCTTCAGCGCAACGCGGCGCGGGCTTTGGGGAAATTGGCCGATCGCTCGGCGGTTCCGGCCCTGATTCGATCGCTCACTTCGCCCGATTATTACGTGCGGGAGGCGGCGGCCCAATCCCTTGGGCAGTTAGCGGACGATCGCGCTGTTCCCGGTTTGTTGGCCCTGTTGGATGGCGGCGTGGCGGCGGCCGTGGTTGCGCCGGGTCAGCCCCACTTGGTGCAGCCCTACGATGCGGTGCTGGAAGCCTTGGGGAATTTGCAGGCTCAGGGGGCGATCGACGTGATTCGCCCCTTCACGGAACATTCCGTGCCCAAAGTGCAATACGCGGCCGTGCGGGCCCTGTATCAGCTCACGGGGGATGACCAATGGGGCGAGCGACTGGTGGCCGCCCTGCGGGGGCCCGATTTACAGTTGCGGCGGGCCCTGATGGGGGATGTGGGGGCGATCGGCTATTTGGCTGGGGCGGAGGCGATCGCCCAAACGGAGGCGGAAAATAGCTTGAAATTGATTGCGCTTAAAGGGTTGGCAGAACATCCCAACGCCACCCCCGACGGTCAAACCCTGACGGATGAGGGCCGCCGGATTTTGGTTTTGATGGATGGGTTGTTGTAGGGCCAGTCAACAGCACTGGACGGGGCGATCGCGTCCCAATGTCGATGAATGGGCGGTTTCATGACCGGAGGCGGGCCGATCGGGCGAACGTCTGTCGGCTGGCCGGTTGGGGGTGATGGGAACGGTTCAGTTGCGACAGGGGGTGAGTTGGTGGTTGCTGGGTTTGGGGACTTGGCCCCAGCAGGGTTCGGTAATTTTGCAAGAACACCAGCGAGGCGATCGCCAGCAGAAAATAACCAAACCAGCGTTGTAAGCGATCGGCGGGCACCCATTTTGATAGATAGGCTCCGGGCAACGTTCCCAGGGCCGCCGCCCCCGTGAACGAAACGGTCAGGGGCCAATCGATCGCCACATGACCCGCGTAGCCTGCCAAACCCGCGATCGAGTTAGCCGCAATAATCACCAGGGACGTGCCGATCGCCTGTTTCATCGGGACATTGCCCAACAGCACCAACGCTGGCACGATCGCAAAACCGCCCCCCACGCCCACCAGCCCGGTTAGCATTCCCACGCCGATGCCCTCCGTCAGCAGCCACAGCCAGCAATAGCGACAAACGGGCTGGGGATAGGTTGCCAGGGCTGACTCTGGCGATCGATCCGTCGGGGCTGGTGTGCTGCTGCGACGAATCGTGGCGATCGCTGCCAACAGCATCATGCCCACAAACAACATCATTTGAATGGGGGGTGTAACCCAAGGTTGGGTGGCCAACTTAGCGCCCCCAAAGGCCCCGATCGCCGTGGACAGCCCAAAAATTGCCGCCACCCGCCAGCGCACCCGCCCCGCCCGCCAGTGGGGAATGACTCCCAACAGGCTCACGGTTCCCACAATGGCCAACGTCATGGCGATCGCGGGTTTCACCGGCACGCCCATCACCGAGGTCAAAATTGGCAAGGCCAACACCGAGCCGCCCCCGCCCAACAGCCCCAGGGCAATGCCAATCACCACCGCCAAGCCATGGCCGATCGCCCAGATCAAACTATCCATAAACCGTTGATTAACCCTTAAGAAGTGACCCTTAATTGGTTGATTGCGATCCCAATCAATCGCGATTAATCGATCGACTGAGAATCTTAGAAAGCCACTACAAAGCCGGCCAATTGCATGGGCGATCGGAGTTGATCCATTTCGCCTGGCAATTGGCAGATTCTGAAGCTTGTTTCTGAGGCTTGTTTTTGAGGTCTGTTGTCGTGCAGTTTTGCTGCTTGTTGCCTAGGCAGAACGCTGGTTATAGGGCAACTTCGCCAGCAGCATGGCCAAAGCGCAGGTGTTGGTGATGCCCGCAAACATCAGCCCAGCCCCCACAAACCCGCTCAACAGCAAGAACCAGGGGGAAACCAACGCGCCCAGCACCGTGCCCGTGAACACCAAGGAACCGGCCACGATTTGCACCTGTCGCATCAAGCTGATCGGGGCCCGGCGATCGACCAAAACTTCCAAACCCGCCGCCTTCCAAGCCTGAAGACCACCGATCAGGTCGATCGCTGGCGTGCGGCCCGCTTGCACCAATTGATGGGCCACTTCGGTCGATCGATTTCCCGTTTGGCAATAGAGCACCACCCAGCGATCGGGCTGAGAAACCGGCACTGCCTGCAAATCCAACTTGCTCATGGGCATCGACAGCGCCCCGGGAATGCGTTCTCCGGCAAATTCTCCCGGCTCGCGCACATCCACCACGATCGCCCGATTGGTGGCCAACCAAGCCTGAAGCTCAGTGACGGAAACCCGTTGGCGCACCGGCCCCACAGGCAGCGGCTCAGGTGTCCTGACAAAATCATCGACCGTCATCGGTTGAGGTTGGGTTGCGGGCGGTTGAGTAGACGGGGAATTCACTTCAGGTTGAACAGGGGCCATTGATCTAAATCCTGGGAAGATTTTGGAAACAGGGAGAAAAAGGAGGAAAACTCAGGGCCTCCAGGGCGAACAGCGCGTTCAGGCCGTCACCAGTTGCCCACATTGTTGATTGGCGGGCACGGCTTCCGCCATCTTTTGGGGATTCGGCAGCCCCAAGTTTTGC
This region of Limnothrix sp. FACHB-406 genomic DNA includes:
- a CDS encoding rhodanese-like domain-containing protein — translated: MAPVQPEVNSPSTQPPATQPQPMTVDDFVRTPEPLPVGPVRQRVSVTELQAWLATNRAIVVDVREPGEFAGERIPGALSMPMSKLDLQAVPVSQPDRWVVLYCQTGNRSTEVAHQLVQAGRTPAIDLIGGLQAWKAAGLEVLVDRRAPISLMRQVQIVAGSLVFTGTVLGALVSPWFLLLSGFVGAGLMFAGITNTCALAMLLAKLPYNQRSA
- a CDS encoding TSUP family transporter; protein product: MIWAIGHGLAVVIGIALGLLGGGGSVLALPILTSVMGVPVKPAIAMTLAIVGTVSLLGVIPHWRAGRVRWRVAAIFGLSTAIGAFGGAKLATQPWVTPPIQMMLFVGMMLLAAIATIRRSSTPAPTDRSPESALATYPQPVCRYCWLWLLTEGIGVGMLTGLVGVGGGFAIVPALVLLGNVPMKQAIGTSLVIIAANSIAGLAGYAGHVAIDWPLTVSFTGAAALGTLPGAYLSKWVPADRLQRWFGYFLLAIASLVFLQNYRTLLGPSPQTQQPPTHPLSQLNRSHHPQPASRQTFARSARLRS
- a CDS encoding HEAT repeat domain-containing protein, which produces MGIVAVDGEISAKSLTLEEAIANLRSEDASLRYYAAWWVGRFRVSQPDVIEALIEALDYEGDRTEAGGLPLQRNAARALGKLADRSAVPALIRSLTSPDYYVREAAAQSLGQLADDRAVPGLLALLDGGVAAAVVAPGQPHLVQPYDAVLEALGNLQAQGAIDVIRPFTEHSVPKVQYAAVRALYQLTGDDQWGERLVAALRGPDLQLRRALMGDVGAIGYLAGAEAIAQTEAENSLKLIALKGLAEHPNATPDGQTLTDEGRRILVLMDGLL